The Bradyrhizobium sp. B097 genome contains the following window.
GCAACCCTCGACATCGCGCGCGGCGAGACGCTGGTGCTGCTCGGCCCATCCGGATGCGGCAAGACCACGATGCTGCGCATCATCGCGGGCCTCGAGTTGCCGGATGCGGGCGGCAAGGTGCTGTTCGACGGCAAGGATATGACCTCGGTCCCGATCGAGCGTCGCAATGTCGGCATGGTGTTTCAGTCCTACGCCCTGTTCCCCAACATGACGGTGGCGGACAATATCGCCTACGGCCTGAAGATCCGGGGTGTTGCCAGGGGCGAGCGTGCCGCACGCGTCGCCGAGCTGGTGGCTCTCACGAACATCACAGGGTTGGAGAACCGCCGCATCGACCAGCTTTCGGGCGGCCAGCGCCAGCGTGTTGCGCTGGCGCGTGCCGTCGCGATCCGGCCGGGCATCTTGCTGCTCGACGAACCCTTGACCGCGCTCGATGCCGCCTTGCGGGACCGGCTGCGAGGTGAGCTCAACCGGCTGTTGCGAGCACTTGGTATCACGACGATCTATGTCACCCATGATCAGTCCGAAGCCATGGAATTGGGCGACCGCATCGTCGTGATGCGGAAAGGTGCGATCGCCCAGATCGGCACGCCGCGCGAGGTCTACTTCGCGCCGAAGGACCGCTTCGTGGCGGAGTTCATCGGAGCGGCGAATATCGTTGAAGCTCCGATCGAGAACGGCATACTGATCCTGCCCGGCGGGCGATTGCCGACCGAGGGTGGCGCGACAGCTGCGAACGCGACCGTCATGATCCGTCCCGAAACCATTCGCGTGACGGACGTCGGGGCAGGGCTGCTCTCGGGAGCAGTTGATTCCGTCAGCTTCATCGGCGACCGGCAACGAATTGTCGTGAGTGGTGCGTCGAGCAAGCCACTCAATGTCGATGCGCCCAACACAATCCATGCCAAGGTTGGCGATCGAATCGGGCTGTCGATCGCGGCCGACGCCGTTCGTCTGCTCCCTTCCGAACCCTGAGATTGATCGATGCCGCCGAAACCGGTTCTCATCGCACAGATATCCGACCTCCACATCAAGCCGCCGGGAGCGCTGGCCTATGGCCGGGTCGACACCGCGAAGGCGCTTGAACGTTGTGTGGCCGCGCTTGGCGCATTCGAGCCGGCGCCCGATTTCGTCGTCATCTCGGGCGACCTTGTCGATACGCCGTCGGTCGAGGAATACGACTATCTCAAGCAATTGCTCGCGCCGCTACGCCTGCCGTTTGCCGGCATTCCCGGCAATCACGACTCGCGTCAGTGGATGCGCGAAGCGTTTCCGGCCGCGCCCTATGTTCGCCCAACAGGTCCGCTCGACCAGAAGATCGAAGTGAATGGTCTCGATCTCCTGCTGCTTGATTCAAGCGTTGCCGGCAAGCCGCACGGCATGCTCGAAGCGTCCACGCTGCAATGGCTGGACGCGTCGCTGGCGACGGCAGTCGATCGGCCGGCGCTGCTTTTCCTGCATCACCCGCCATTCAAGGGCGGCATCTGGCATATGGACCGGCAAGACCTCTTCAATGCCGACGCATTGGCGGACATCGTCAGGCGTCACCCGCGTGTGCGGTTGATCGCGTGCGGACACGTCCATCGCGCGATGCTGACCACCTTCGCCGGGATTGCCGTGACAATATGCCCCGCGCCGAACCACGCGGTCGACCTGGACCTCGGGCAGCTCCGCGAACCATCGTTCAAGGTGGAGCCGCCCGCATTTCATTTGCACACATGGTTTCCCGGGCCGGACTTTGGACAGCTGGTCACGCACCAGATCCCCATCGGTCAGTTCGACGGGCCGCATCCGTTCTTTGGGCCGGACGGCAAGCTGCTGTGAGCGGGTCGCGTCGACCCCTCACACGGATGGGTTTCGCCAGGCCGGATTTGCCGCCGATGGGTGGGTCTTCCAGACCAAGGGCGGCCGTTGCCTACAATTGAGCGTTGCAACTAGCCGCATATTTATTCCAAATTGTACCTTGGATGCCTTCTAGCCCGATTTCACCGGCCCGGGCCTTTTGTTGCTGTAGGCGCCCGGTGGGGCTATAGTCCTCTCCGCTTTCATTGATCGATGGTTTGTCGGTGTCGCGCTGCTGGCGCGCCGATTGAACGCAACACAATCAGTCTGGATCACAATGACCGGTGCGTCGCCCATAGAACGAACTGCCGGCGCGCCGTTGTTTTCGAACAACAAGCTGTCGGTGCTGCGCAAGCATCCTTACTTTGCCGATCTCGAGCCCGAGGCATTCGATCAGCTCTGCCGCTATGCCAAGCACACCACGCTGAAGCGCGGAACGACGATCTTCTCCAAGGGCGATCCGGGCACCAGCCTGATTGCGGTGATCTCGGGCACGGTGAAGATCAGCATCTCGTCGCCGGATGGTCGCAACGCGATCCTGAACCTGATCGAGGCAGGCGAGATATTCGGCGAGATCGCGCTGCTCGACGGTTTGTCGCGGACGGCCGATGCCACCGCCAACACCAATTGCGAGCTGTTCGTCATCGACCGGCGCGAGTTCATTCCGTTCGTGCGCAGCCAACCGACGCTTGCGATGAAGTTCATCGAGCTGCTGTGCGCAAGGTTGCGCTGGACCAGCGACCAGGTCGAGCAGGTGATCCTGCAGGACCTGCCCGGCCGTCTTGCGAGCGCGCTGCTGCGCCTGAGCGACAAGCACAAGCCGCAGGGGCGCACCATCTCGATCACCCAGCAGGAGATCAGCGAGATGGTCGGGATGACCCGCGAGAGCATCAACAAGCAGCTCCGCGCGTGGGCGACACGCGGTTGGGTCAGGCTCGAGCATGGCGCGATCGTCGTGCTGAAGCCCGAGTCGCTTCAGGCGCTGGTCGACGCCGGGGCTGATGACGGCGAGTAGGCGCGCCGGCTGCGCGGTCGGTCCCGCGTTTCACGAAATGGTGAACCGGACAAAGCCTGTGAAACCATTCACATCGGCTGTGCGTGCCCTGCGGTAAGTGACGCTTCGGTGGAGCACACTCGCACTGTGGAGGAATCCATGCAGGGCTCTTTCGACAACCGGCAGCAGGACCCGGAAAGCAACTACGGGAGCTTCAGTATCAAGCTGATCGCTTTGCCGGTGCTCGTGATCGTTGCATTGATCGGGATGCTGGTCAGCCACCCTGCCGCAGTGAAATGGATATCGGACGCGGCGCAAGCGGAGTTCGCGGGAACCGACGTCGTCGACGTCGATCCATTGACAAGGATTGCGCAGCCGGCGCCCACGGCGCTGCCGCGCAATGCGATGCGGACGGTGAAGGCCAACTGATCGTTGGCACCGTCGTTACGCGGCAACGCCGAGCAGCTTGGCGGCAGTCCGGCCGAGAATGTTGGCCTTGTCGTCGTCGCTCAGCGATGAGCAGGCGAAGATGTGGTCGGCCGGTGCCATTTGCCATGGATAGGGATAGTCGCTTCCCAGCACAATCTGGCCGGCGCCAACCTGGGCGGCGAGATGCCGGATCGCTTCGGGCGTGAAGACCAGCGAGTCGAAGTAGATCTGCTTGAGATATTCGGTCGGCGCCTTCTGGAGCTTGATCTCCGGATTGCATCCCTTGGGTCCGACCAGGCAGGGATGATCCGAGCGATCGGCATAGGAGGGGAGATAGCCGCCGCCATGCGCGGCGATGATCCTCAGTCCCGGGAAGCGGTCGAGCGTGCCCTCGAAGATCAAATGGGACAGTGCGATCGTGGTCTCGAGCGGATTGCCGATGGTGTTGCCGAGCCAGCCATTGCCGGTGAGCCGCTTGCCGAGCTCGGGCACGCCCTGTGGGTGGATGAAGAGGGGAACGCCGAGCTCCTCGGCCTTGGCCCACACGGGATGAAACCTCGGATCGGAGAATTCGACGCCATCGACCACA
Protein-coding sequences here:
- a CDS encoding phosphodiesterase → MPPKPVLIAQISDLHIKPPGALAYGRVDTAKALERCVAALGAFEPAPDFVVISGDLVDTPSVEEYDYLKQLLAPLRLPFAGIPGNHDSRQWMREAFPAAPYVRPTGPLDQKIEVNGLDLLLLDSSVAGKPHGMLEASTLQWLDASLATAVDRPALLFLHHPPFKGGIWHMDRQDLFNADALADIVRRHPRVRLIACGHVHRAMLTTFAGIAVTICPAPNHAVDLDLGQLREPSFKVEPPAFHLHTWFPGPDFGQLVTHQIPIGQFDGPHPFFGPDGKLL
- a CDS encoding Crp/Fnr family transcriptional regulator, translating into MTGASPIERTAGAPLFSNNKLSVLRKHPYFADLEPEAFDQLCRYAKHTTLKRGTTIFSKGDPGTSLIAVISGTVKISISSPDGRNAILNLIEAGEIFGEIALLDGLSRTADATANTNCELFVIDRREFIPFVRSQPTLAMKFIELLCARLRWTSDQVEQVILQDLPGRLASALLRLSDKHKPQGRTISITQQEISEMVGMTRESINKQLRAWATRGWVRLEHGAIVVLKPESLQALVDAGADDGE
- a CDS encoding amidohydrolase family protein; its protein translation is MTTRRDFLKAGATAAAGIVFCGCGLVHNANAQASRQKLPVTVDGKRIKTIDIHAHCHFREAGALLGADAGKYQLPPVNGAAEAFVEIDKRLAAMDAQAVDMEVLSINPFWYDRGRDLAGEIVKIQNEKLAELCASKPDRFAAFASLTLQAPDLAVQELETAVKKQGLKGAAIGGVVDGVEFSDPRFHPVWAKAEELGVPLFIHPQGVPELGKRLTGNGWLGNTIGNPLETTIALSHLIFEGTLDRFPGLRIIAAHGGGYLPSYADRSDHPCLVGPKGCNPEIKLQKAPTEYLKQIYFDSLVFTPEAIRHLAAQVGAGQIVLGSDYPYPWQMAPADHIFACSSLSDDDKANILGRTAAKLLGVAA
- a CDS encoding ABC transporter ATP-binding protein gives rise to the protein MSTAGHGAAVRIESCGKTFADGTRALDPATLDIARGETLVLLGPSGCGKTTMLRIIAGLELPDAGGKVLFDGKDMTSVPIERRNVGMVFQSYALFPNMTVADNIAYGLKIRGVARGERAARVAELVALTNITGLENRRIDQLSGGQRQRVALARAVAIRPGILLLDEPLTALDAALRDRLRGELNRLLRALGITTIYVTHDQSEAMELGDRIVVMRKGAIAQIGTPREVYFAPKDRFVAEFIGAANIVEAPIENGILILPGGRLPTEGGATAANATVMIRPETIRVTDVGAGLLSGAVDSVSFIGDRQRIVVSGASSKPLNVDAPNTIHAKVGDRIGLSIAADAVRLLPSEP